A window from Phycisphaerae bacterium encodes these proteins:
- a CDS encoding LacI family transcriptional regulator gives MSVLTQKQIADRLGVSQSLVSQILNGKRTVSSKLHRRIVQEGERLGYQPNHSAQALRTGRRRSWGILVPDFSFLADFNRQIVQGLSEVASANDHAVSIACLSGPRAEEEDYLKVVRGGRFDGVFLIYEGRASRPPFERIVRLGAMPVVINCPLGDEAVPHVCSDGEGGVYEAVRHLIDVHGRRRIAFVNRCRESWVMEDRYRGYERALLDAGLAVDDALVEPMVEGLSYEGHGERAVRRLVETGVEFDAIYCAADYIAMGVLAGLHDHGIAVPQRVAVVGFDNFHLTACTRPRLTTVACDGIAMGRRAGRMMLEILDGGHERVARSVRLPVSLVVRESCGCGKAGVSDS, from the coding sequence ATGTCGGTGCTGACGCAGAAACAGATCGCGGATCGGCTGGGGGTCTCCCAGTCGCTGGTCTCGCAGATCCTCAACGGCAAACGGACGGTCAGCTCCAAGCTGCACCGTCGGATCGTCCAGGAAGGGGAGCGGCTGGGGTATCAGCCGAACCATTCGGCTCAGGCGTTGCGGACGGGGCGTCGCCGATCGTGGGGAATTCTAGTGCCTGACTTCAGTTTTCTGGCTGACTTTAATCGCCAGATCGTCCAGGGGCTCTCGGAAGTGGCGTCGGCCAACGACCACGCGGTTTCAATCGCGTGCCTCAGCGGCCCGAGGGCCGAGGAGGAGGACTACCTGAAGGTGGTTCGCGGCGGGCGCTTCGACGGGGTGTTTTTGATCTACGAAGGCCGGGCGTCGCGGCCGCCGTTCGAGCGGATCGTTCGGCTGGGAGCGATGCCGGTGGTGATCAACTGCCCGTTGGGCGACGAGGCGGTTCCCCACGTCTGTTCCGACGGCGAAGGCGGGGTCTATGAGGCGGTGCGGCACCTGATCGATGTGCACGGACGGCGTCGGATCGCGTTCGTCAACCGCTGCCGCGAGTCGTGGGTGATGGAGGATCGCTATCGCGGCTACGAGCGGGCGCTGCTGGATGCGGGGCTGGCGGTGGATGACGCCCTGGTTGAGCCGATGGTCGAGGGGCTCAGCTACGAAGGGCACGGCGAGCGGGCGGTGCGCCGGCTGGTGGAAACGGGCGTCGAGTTCGACGCGATCTACTGCGCCGCTGACTACATCGCGATGGGCGTGCTGGCGGGTCTGCACGATCATGGAATCGCGGTTCCGCAGCGGGTGGCGGTGGTGGGGTTCGACAACTTCCATCTGACCGCCTGCACGCGGCCGCGGCTGACCACGGTGGCGTGCGACGGGATCGCGATGGGCCGGCGGGCCGGGCGGATGATGCTGGAAATCCTGGACGGCGGACACGAGCGGGTAGCCCGATCGGTTCGGCTGCCCGTCTCGCTGGTGGTCCGCGAGTCGTGTGGTTGTGGAAAGGCCGGAGTCTCCGATTCCTGA
- a CDS encoding DUF1559 domain-containing protein, translating into MPHFGWKGGPRGSTAFTLIELLVVVAIIAVLVSVLLPALQSAREAARFVACASNLRASSAALHLYGRDNHDQLPERLIQGPSHIATYDSAVVWATWIAPLPGEGGGGGYCNLGQLVRPTPYLPSGQSLYCPTGSMGWYKYSDGWPNPGGATWALCNYDFQPWIKPDGSAYYRPTLDVCAGLNLPLAWDTIGLHLVEGAMQHGPRWNVAYADGHVQPYLNGTHDDYNASPDPGIIGPPPADISGMDFATLIVNGLNQQPSTGLAMKYRFIPSR; encoded by the coding sequence ATGCCTCATTTCGGTTGGAAAGGTGGCCCCCGCGGGTCGACAGCGTTTACGCTGATCGAGTTGCTGGTGGTGGTGGCGATTATCGCCGTGCTGGTGTCGGTCCTGCTGCCGGCGCTGCAGAGCGCGCGGGAGGCGGCGCGGTTCGTGGCGTGCGCGTCGAACCTGCGGGCCAGTTCCGCCGCGCTGCATCTGTACGGCCGGGACAATCACGATCAGCTTCCCGAGCGGTTGATCCAAGGTCCAAGCCATATCGCGACCTACGACTCGGCGGTTGTCTGGGCTACGTGGATCGCGCCGCTGCCGGGCGAAGGGGGCGGAGGCGGGTACTGCAACCTCGGCCAACTGGTTCGTCCGACACCTTACCTGCCCAGCGGCCAGTCGCTGTACTGCCCGACCGGGTCGATGGGATGGTACAAATACTCTGACGGTTGGCCGAATCCTGGCGGAGCCACTTGGGCGCTCTGCAACTACGACTTCCAGCCGTGGATCAAGCCGGACGGCTCGGCGTACTATCGGCCGACGCTGGACGTCTGCGCCGGGCTGAACCTGCCGCTGGCCTGGGACACGATCGGGTTGCACCTGGTGGAAGGGGCGATGCAGCACGGCCCGCGGTGGAACGTGGCGTACGCCGACGGGCACGTCCAGCCGTACCTTAACGGCACGCACGACGACTACAACGCCAGCCCGGACCCGGGCATAATCGGCCCGCCGCCCGCGGACATTTCGGGTATGGATTTCGCCACGCTGATCGTCAACGGCCTGAACCAGCAGCCGAGTACGGGACTGGCGATGAAGTACCGGTTCATCCCGAGCCGATGA